A stretch of Caenorhabditis elegans chromosome IV DNA encodes these proteins:
- the spe-44 gene encoding Transcription regulator spe-44 (Confirmed by transcript evidence) yields the protein MFGGDVSAASVLPSHPISGSCDGFQAEGSDHHHSTMTPFQESQRNVYQILYGHPANDDFPRPITPLQITIPEGDASPTVPVSCGVVNGKMHLNLFMCPGIHQPCIEVGNDLLSPKQFTIRGDKERQKDWKASIRVGRSSLRTHMEAMTIDFYEHMNRCSGKCQSRNYVNAPSEEVLQARKSKRTSEAGQLKYEIENEMAGKEADNDDNRKSAKKARGRPRGSVNKPRQMVKMEPQDDRFFEEFFIDAPPLQSMSSNEEPTSSNKESNECTPFNDILNCLQNDPMNFWSQMQQTGVIGHFCDDIIVSAINLKQSVMDNPVTPTTANMLTRTAFALGIPPVVVHRVQSIERNAYQQRKHDEMFNDIQSTLAEEHSVKYQPRTSSSSQESLHTAREFTEEKVEELIDVCKYDDYPESECLPGPSHIQ from the exons ATGTTCGGTGGAGACGTGAGCGCTGCTTCCGTGTTGCCGTCTCATCCGATTTCTGGATCATGTGATGGATTTCAAGCCGAAGGATCTGATCATCATCATTCCACGATGACTCCATTCCAAGAGAGTCAAAGGAatgtttatcaaattttgtatgGA CATCCGGCAAACGACGATTTTCCGCGCCCTATAACACCACTGCAGATCACAATTCCCGAAGGAGATGCGTCACCGACTGTGCCAGTTTCCTGTGGTGTCGTGAATGGAAAGATGCATCTCAACCTGTTCATGTGCCCTGGGATTCATCAGCCGTGTATTGAAGTGGGAA acgatCTTCTTTCTCCGAAGCAGTTCACAATCCGTGGCGACAAAGAGCGTCAGAAAGATTGGAAGGCGAGCATCCGTGTTGGAAGATCTTCGTTGAG AACTCACATGGAAGCAATGACCATCGACTTCTACGAGCATATGAATCGATGCAGTGGAAAGTGTCAAAGCAGAAATTATGTGAATGCTCCATCTGAAGAGGTGCTTCAAGCTCGGAAGTCCAAGAGAACATCTGAAGCCGGACAACTTAAATATGAGATCGAAAATGAGATGGCTGGAAAAGAGGCGGATAATGATGATAATAGAAAGA GCGCCAAAAAAGCTCGTGGACGTCCACGTGGAAGTGTCAACAAGCCCAGACAAATGGTCAAAATGGAGCCACAAGACGATCGTTTCTTCGAGGAGTTCTTCATTGATGCGCCACCACTGCAATCAATGTCATCTAATGAAGAGCCAACTTCTTCAAATAAGGAATCCAATGAGTGCACGCCATTCAATGATATTCTCAATTGTCTGCAGAACG atccTATGAATTTCTGGTCTCAAATGCAACAAACCGGTGTTATCGGTCATTTCTGCGACGACATCATTGTCAGTGCAATCAATCTGAAACAATCCGTTATGGATAATCCTGTCACTCCCACCACTGCCAACATGCTCACTCGTACTGCATTCGCTCTCGGAATTCCACCTGTCGTTGTTCATCGTGTTCAATCGATTGAACGAAACGCTTACCAACAGCGGAAACATGACGAAATGTTTAACGATATTCAATCAACTTTGGCCGAGGAGCACAGTGTCAAATATCAGCCGAGAACATCATCTTCAAGTCAAGAGAGTCTTCACACTGCTCGAGAATTTACAGAAGAGAAGGTTGAGGAACTTATTGATGTTTGCAAGTACGACGATTATCCAGAATCTGAATGTCTTCCAGGACCTAGTCATATTCAATAA